A window from Candidatus Peregrinibacteria bacterium encodes these proteins:
- a CDS encoding glycosyltransferase, translating to MKSREDEFFKVKKSRLGRLDESLPFGVNIIGYITAECGIGQISRGMIMALKQAGVAISVYNFDIGWHRNADNSVETFSDELPYSINLCCFNADETPRRLSEIGAEKLKGKYNIGLWAWELDSFPDEWKGAFEYVHEVWTISDFAKKSIQKATDLKVSKIPLLVEPIVDTKFNRTYFGISKDVYVFLFSFDGFSFADRKNPFATAAAYAAAFPSDSTMLIIKTQNLDRSHEKKLHVILKGTQYRIINEYYAQEEFTGLLNSIDCYVSLHRAEGFGYGLAEAMYLKKTVIGTNYSGNLDFMDDTNSFLVPYKLVEIEKTVGPYKKGNHWADVDIEDAVKMMKKVYEDRDENYMREKQELAHAQIIKLYSSVSVANALKKLLK from the coding sequence ATGAAAAGCAGGGAGGATGAGTTTTTTAAAGTAAAAAAGTCGAGACTCGGGCGTCTTGATGAGTCCTTACCTTTCGGCGTAAATATAATCGGATACATCACTGCCGAATGTGGCATAGGGCAAATATCACGTGGGATGATCATGGCGCTCAAACAAGCCGGAGTGGCCATATCCGTATATAATTTTGATATAGGTTGGCATCGAAATGCGGATAATTCCGTAGAAACATTTTCAGATGAGCTACCTTACTCTATAAATTTATGTTGTTTTAATGCGGATGAAACTCCTCGCAGGTTGAGTGAAATAGGAGCTGAAAAATTAAAAGGTAAATACAATATCGGACTATGGGCATGGGAGTTGGATAGTTTTCCGGATGAATGGAAGGGCGCTTTTGAGTACGTGCATGAAGTGTGGACGATTTCCGATTTCGCAAAAAAGTCCATTCAAAAGGCAACTGATCTGAAAGTATCAAAAATTCCATTATTAGTAGAGCCGATCGTGGACACAAAATTCAATCGGACATATTTCGGGATTTCAAAAGATGTATATGTATTTTTGTTTTCATTTGATGGGTTCTCATTTGCCGATAGGAAAAATCCATTTGCGACGGCGGCGGCGTACGCCGCCGCCTTCCCATCAGACAGCACCATGCTCATCATCAAAACTCAAAATCTGGATCGCTCACACGAGAAGAAATTACATGTGATTTTGAAAGGCACGCAGTATAGAATTATCAATGAATATTATGCTCAGGAGGAGTTCACCGGACTCCTTAATTCAATTGATTGCTATGTATCGTTGCATCGTGCGGAGGGTTTTGGTTATGGCCTTGCCGAAGCGATGTATTTGAAAAAAACCGTAATAGGCACGAACTATTCCGGCAATCTGGATTTCATGGACGATACGAATAGCTTCCTCGTACCTTACAAACTCGTGGAGATCGAGAAAACAGTCGGTCCATACAAAAAAGGAAATCACTGGGCGGATGTGGATATAGAGGATGCAGTCAAAATGATGAAAAAAGTCTATGAAGATCGAGATGAAAATTATATGCGTGAGAAACAAGAGCTTGCGCATGCGCAAATCATAAAACTGTATTCATCAGTATCTGTAGCAAATGCACTGAAGAAGCTTCTTAAATAA
- a CDS encoding GTP-binding protein: MNTELKIVITGHIDHGKSTLIGRILYDTKTLPGEVQARMEGLEKGQLTATFASLLDQLQEEIAEEKTIDTTCMYFKTEKKSYVIIDAPGHKEYIKNMITGASKADIAVVVVAANEGIKEQTRRHLFLLKLIGIKNIIVVVTKMDLVAYSEKIYNFVTEQCSDYMKECDLKPIAFIPISSAEGENILHKSQKQEWYEGNSLLGSFDDYQMKNVEKTGLIFPIQDIYSDNESNYIVGRVEAGRVRENDDILILPAKKETKIVSIWQWKKVIEEANQGECIGLRLGNMSNVKRGDIITNKNSGLKVGKYFKALIFWLHDVASNDIGDKLKIEIATQSSTCTIKETHRKIDSSTLKELPLDAPMLYLTEVGEVSIETQEPIVFGNFSNNATLGKFVLLKDDEIVAGGIIL, encoded by the coding sequence ATGAATACCGAATTAAAAATCGTTATAACGGGACATATCGATCACGGCAAATCCACTTTGATAGGGAGGATTTTATATGACACAAAAACTCTTCCCGGAGAAGTCCAAGCAAGGATGGAGGGGCTTGAAAAAGGTCAGCTTACAGCTACTTTCGCCTCGCTACTTGATCAATTGCAAGAGGAAATAGCGGAGGAAAAGACTATAGATACAACCTGTATGTATTTCAAAACCGAGAAAAAATCATATGTAATTATAGATGCTCCGGGGCACAAAGAGTATATAAAAAATATGATTACGGGCGCGTCAAAAGCTGATATAGCCGTAGTCGTCGTTGCGGCAAATGAAGGAATTAAGGAACAGACAAGGAGGCATTTATTTTTGTTAAAATTAATTGGTATAAAAAATATAATTGTTGTCGTTACAAAAATGGACTTAGTGGCATATAGTGAAAAGATTTATAATTTTGTTACAGAGCAATGTAGCGATTACATGAAAGAATGTGATTTAAAACCGATAGCTTTTATTCCTATTTCTTCGGCTGAAGGAGAAAATATATTACATAAATCTCAGAAGCAAGAATGGTACGAGGGAAACTCTCTCTTGGGATCATTTGATGATTATCAAATGAAAAATGTGGAGAAAACAGGGCTAATATTCCCTATACAGGATATATATAGTGACAATGAATCTAATTATATAGTCGGAAGAGTTGAGGCGGGTCGTGTGCGAGAAAATGACGATATTTTAATTCTTCCCGCAAAAAAGGAAACAAAAATTGTTTCTATATGGCAATGGAAAAAAGTGATTGAGGAAGCGAATCAAGGTGAGTGTATCGGGCTTAGACTTGGAAATATGTCAAACGTAAAAAGAGGAGATATTATTACAAATAAAAATAGTGGTTTGAAAGTAGGAAAGTATTTTAAAGCACTTATTTTTTGGTTACATGATGTGGCCTCAAATGACATTGGAGATAAGCTGAAAATCGAAATTGCCACGCAATCATCTACTTGTACTATCAAGGAAACGCATCGTAAGATTGATTCTTCAACTCTAAAAGAACTACCGCTGGATGCTCCAATGCTTTATCTAACGGAAGTAGGAGAAGTCTCCATAGAAACTCAAGAACCGATTGTATTCGGAAATTTCTCAAACAACGCAACACTGGGGAAATTTGTACTTCTAAAAGATGATGAAATAGTAGCCGGCGGGATTATTCTTTAA
- the cysD gene encoding sulfate adenylyltransferase subunit CysD, with translation MEKLDALENESIYIIREAYFKFKKIALLWSIGKDSTTLLWLCHKAFFGKIPFPVMHIDTTFKFPEMYAFRDKYAKEFGLDLLVEKNKKALEAGISYETHDAFTCCHELKTNALMQAIQKYGFEALLVGIRRDEHGIRAKERYFSPRNKAFEWNYENQPTELWDHYQNNTNSSQHMRVHPLLHWTELDIWEYVKRENMPVNELYFAHNGKRYRSLGCRAITTSMESNASTVDEIIAEIKISKIAERSGRKQDKEQANMMQKLRALGYM, from the coding sequence ATGGAAAAATTGGACGCTCTTGAGAATGAGAGCATTTACATTATTCGAGAGGCATACTTCAAGTTCAAGAAAATAGCTCTTCTATGGTCGATTGGGAAGGATTCAACAACTCTTTTATGGCTTTGTCATAAAGCTTTTTTTGGAAAAATACCATTTCCTGTGATGCATATTGATACAACTTTTAAATTCCCTGAAATGTATGCGTTTCGTGATAAATATGCAAAAGAGTTTGGTCTTGATTTATTGGTAGAGAAAAATAAAAAAGCCTTGGAAGCCGGTATAAGTTATGAAACTCATGATGCATTTACTTGTTGCCATGAATTGAAGACGAATGCGCTTATGCAAGCAATCCAAAAATATGGGTTTGAAGCTTTATTAGTTGGTATTAGAAGAGATGAACATGGTATTCGAGCCAAAGAAAGATATTTCTCACCTCGTAATAAAGCCTTCGAATGGAATTATGAAAATCAACCAACTGAATTATGGGACCATTATCAAAATAATACAAACTCTTCACAGCATATGCGAGTTCACCCACTTTTGCATTGGACGGAATTGGATATTTGGGAGTATGTAAAGAGAGAAAATATGCCGGTAAATGAATTATATTTCGCCCATAATGGGAAAAGGTATAGAAGCCTTGGTTGCCGGGCAATTACCACTTCCATGGAAAGTAATGCCTCTACAGTTGATGAAATAATAGCTGAAATTAAAATATCGAAGATTGCGGAACGAAGTGGGAGAAAGCAAGATAAAGAACAGGCAAATATGATGCAAAAGTTGCGCGCACTCGGATATATGTAA